The Herbaspirillum sp. DW155 genomic interval CCATCAGCTACATCGTCGGCGAGACCGCCTTCGTGGTCAGCCGGCCCTACAACTTCATCCTCGGCCCCGATGAAACCCTGCACGGCGGCATCAACGACACCGCCCGCGATTTCGAGCAGGAAACCACCGCCTACTGGCGCAACTGGAGCCGCGCCCTGGCTACGCCCCTGGAATGGCAGGATGCCGTCATCCGCGCCGCCATCACGCTCAAATTGTCGGTGTATGAAGATACGGGCGCGATCATCGCCGCCATGACCACCAGCGTGCCCGAAGCACCGGGCAGCCAGCGCAACTGGGACTATCGCTATTGCTGGCTGCGTGACGCTTTCTTCGTGGTGCGGGCACTCAACAGTCTGTCCGAACTGGGCACCATGGAAGACTACCTGCGCTGGCTGACCAACGTGGTGGTGCGTTCCGGTGGCGGCCACGTGCAGCCCCTGTACGGCATCGGTCTGGAAGAAGCGTTGCCCGAACAGATCCTGGATCACCTGCCGGGCTACCAGCATCACCAGCCGGTGCGCGTGGGCAACCAGGCCTACGAACATTTCCAGCACGACGTCTACGGCAACATCGTGCTGGGTGCGGCGCAGGCCTTCCACGACATGCGCCTGCATCATCGCGCCGGGGCCGAGCACTTCCAGCATCTGGAAGCCGTGGGCGAACGCGCCTACGAGGTCTACAACCAGCCCGACGCCGGGATGTGGGAGCTGCGTACCCGCTCGCGCATCCATACCTCCTCGGCGCTGATGAGCTGGGCCGCCTGCGATCGCCTGGCCAAGATCGCCGCCCGCGTGGACCTGCCCGAGCGGGCCCGCTACTGGGGCGAGCGCGCCAAGGAAATCGGCGACCGTATCCTCACCGAAGCCTGGAATGAGCAACGCCAGGCCTATGCGGAAAGCTTCGGCGGCCGCGACCTCGACGCCAGCGTATTGCTGATGGTGGAAGTGGGCCTGATTGCGCCCACCGACAAGCGCTTCATCTCCACCGTCGAAGCCCTGGAAAAATCGCTCTGCGACGGCCCCTACATGCGCCGCTACGAAGCCCCGGATGATTTCGGCCGTCCCGAGACCGCCTTCAACATCTGCACCTTCTGGCGCATCGATGCACTGGCGCGTATCGGCCGCAAGGAGCAGGCGCGCGAGATCTTCCAGGCCATGCTGGATGCCCGCAACCACCTGGGCCTGCTGTCCGAGGACACGCATCCGGTCACGCGCCAGATGTGGGGCAACTTCCCGCAGACCTATTCGATGGTGGGCATCATCAACTGTGCGATGCGCCTGTCGGCATCGTGGGAGGCGGTGATCTGATGGGCAGACTCGTCGTCGTTTCCAATCGTCTCGCCGATCCCCGCAAGCCGGCTGCCGGCGGGCTGGCCGTCGCGCTCGGCGAGACCCTCAAGAAGACCGGCGGGCTCTGGTTCGGCTGGAGCGGCAAGGTCGTCGAGAACGGCACGCCCGGCGAGGGCGAACTGCGCGTCAACCAGGCCGGCCCGGTGACCCTGGC includes:
- a CDS encoding glycoside hydrolase family 15 protein, with product MSQPSPDPQQEAQPQPHSQTQHTEQPHLAAQAHDMPSTSSLELGVIGNCAFSALVDKMGRIVWCCLPRFDGDPVFNALLDPTDKGALWSFQLENFSHSEQWYEPNTAVLRTRLYDTLGQGIEITDLAPRFQSRGRFFRPLQLVRRIHPLSGAPRMRVVLRPKFDWGREEPLQTRGSNHIRYVGQEQTLRLNTDAPISYIVGETAFVVSRPYNFILGPDETLHGGINDTARDFEQETTAYWRNWSRALATPLEWQDAVIRAAITLKLSVYEDTGAIIAAMTTSVPEAPGSQRNWDYRYCWLRDAFFVVRALNSLSELGTMEDYLRWLTNVVVRSGGGHVQPLYGIGLEEALPEQILDHLPGYQHHQPVRVGNQAYEHFQHDVYGNIVLGAAQAFHDMRLHHRAGAEHFQHLEAVGERAYEVYNQPDAGMWELRTRSRIHTSSALMSWAACDRLAKIAARVDLPERARYWGERAKEIGDRILTEAWNEQRQAYAESFGGRDLDASVLLMVEVGLIAPTDKRFISTVEALEKSLCDGPYMRRYEAPDDFGRPETAFNICTFWRIDALARIGRKEQAREIFQAMLDARNHLGLLSEDTHPVTRQMWGNFPQTYSMVGIINCAMRLSASWEAVI